The window tgtacagcagtaatatatatggaatatatactGCTGCAGAGTTTCCTTTTTTCACTAAACCTTTCCCTGCCAGGACATATTACTGTCTGGTCTCTAGCTGTGCACCGCATCAACTGTCTGTTAGCAGAATGGAGATCACTTTCACTTTTAGCTTCTATACAATCACAAGCAACAATGATGAACATCTGGAACCTTTAACTGTGTGCTTCTGTCCAACCACCTCTCTAGGAAAAATTTCCGGAAGTAAAGCCACCTGGCCAACAGGTGTGCATTTCACATGCAAAGAGGCCTCTACACAGGGTGTTCCAATTCCACTGGACACCCCAAAGACCACTGGGCAAAACCGATGTCGTTTTAACTTGGAAATCTAGGCCATTTGGTTTCCTTTTTCAATGCACTGCTTTTTTTGTGCTCTTGGCCCATTTTTCTATTCTGAAATCATCCCCATTTTTCTTGATATATAAAAGCTCTTTTTATGTATGTATTAAGGTCCCCCATCTCTTGCCATATAGATGGCAAGCTGCCTTTCTCAGTTTTCTGACTTACACTTATGATGGATGTGTCACCCTGGGTCCCATTTCCGTGTTTCAAAATAATCACAGTAAAGGTGAAGCAGCCCTTCCCGGGCCTCCCCGCTTCTGCCCAACCCACCCCACCACGAGTGGATCCCCCAGACCGCCCGGTACCCCAGGAGGTGGGAGAGGTGCGAGTGGGGGTGGAAGGAAGCAGGTGGGTGGGGGAGacggggaggagggagggggtgcGGGAGAGAGGGAAACGGGGaggcagggggaggagggagaggggcgCGGGGGACGGGTAGGGTGTCACGAGGTCCCAGCGGCGCGCCCACCCGGGCCTCGGCGCTGCGGCGCTGCTCCCACTCGCGGCAGCGGGCCAGGTCGCGGCGCCACTGCTCGCAGGCGGGCAGCTCCCCGAACGCGTACAGGTGGTGCAGCAGGTGCCGGGCGCTGCGGCACAGCTTCCACTCGGCGCCGTAGGCCTCGCACGGGCGCGGCGGCTGCGGGAAAAGGCGGCGCTGAGCGGGCCGCGCCACACCTTCCCCCGCCCCCCGAGACCCCCACACGCGGCCGGCTTGCCCGGTCGGCTTCCTGGTCCCGGGTCCCAGTCGGCCTCCGCGGGGCTCGGCACCCCTCCACGCTTACCCGCCAGCAGCTGCCGTCCGCCATAGCGAGCCCCAGCCCCCCTCTTCAGCACCTTGGCCAATGAGGAGCGAAAAAAGTCCTGCGACGGACTGACAGAGGAACCAATGAACTCCGAGGTTTGCCCATCAAGCCCCGCACACCCCTCGACGGGTGTAGGGCCGGGCAGCCAATAATAGCCGTGGTGGCTGACCCGAAGGGGCGGGGCCGTGAGAGGGGTGGGTGGGCTGCCCGAAGCCACCCGGAGAGGGCAGGGCCGGCAGCACCCGCAGCACTAGGTACCGGCATCCCGGCTGCCCGCGGCCTCAGGGAGGGCCTGCTGAGCAGGGCGCCCTAGGCGGTGGTCACGTAGGCTCCGGAGATAGCCCGACCCGTGCAGGTCAGCCGGAGAAGCCGTGTCTGCGGACGGCTGCAGCCCAAGGGGCAGCAGTGGCCGCCAGGTCGGACACTCCGGGCCCCGGGCCCCCTCGGACTGCGCATGCACAGCACGCCGATTTGTAGGCGATCTGTCCTGTGGATGGCGGCTGCCTGTCCACCCAGGAGCGTCTCTACCTCTGAAGGAAACTGACCCCGCTTAGGTGGAGGGCCAGGCCAGGTCCAGGCGCATCTCTGGAATACTGACACCTCGCGCTGTGGACAGCGTGGACCTACTGGTGCGGCCTGTTCTCCTCTGAGGCTGGGAAGGGCCCAGTCCAGAGGCAGAAGCCGGTGCCTAGAAGCATCGCCAGCCCAAGCCCACACAGAGGGGTCCTGGGCATTCCCACCCCTGGTTGTCCTGGAGGAACTCTTCCAGGGGCCGGGTGGAAAGAGGGGCACTTGTACCTCAGAGTCCAGCGCGGCCCCACGACAACCCCTACTGCCACAGACCAACGTTCGGAGGCGACCCAGGTTTTCGCCAttgcctgtttttatttttcttaactgtTTTCAAGATACAGAAGAGATAATTGGATTCGTATTTCAAGAGATCTCATATTGTAGAAAGTGAAGATGTGAGACCAAGTTAATACTAATCAAACATAAAGACAGGCCTGCAGGGCTCTGGATTATTTGGTGCATTACAATCAGGAGGATAGACAGAATGAGGGGCTGACCGCATATAGTTATTCTAATATTCATTTGTGCTTCACCATAAAGCTGTTTTATTATAGAACAGGTACATTCAGGAGCCACATTTATTTCCATTACGAAATAAAAGTGGGCACTCATCCGGATAGGTATTCCTTCCAAGGAATGgtacttttggaaaaaaaaatcaatatgcaaaataaaaatagaaacaccCCTGTAGATCCAGCAAGAGCAGCAGGTTAACCACTATTTATAGAGTACATACCTATAGAAAACACATTATCTAAAGGCAAGGTCTAAGCAATCGACCTGGAAAAAGACAGGAGTGTGAAAAAATAGAACACCTCAGTTCAGAACAATGCACCCTCCTCCAGTAGTTTTATCGGGAATGAGGAGCCGCCTAGGGGCTTCAGATAcagctttctctttctcaaaatCCAGCACACAACTAAGAAAACTTGCCGTTACCTTTCCAGGTCAAATTTGCTGATTCTAAACAACTTCAAGTAGCAGAGGTTCTTGATGACAGTCTCATCCCTGTCAGAGCCAGTAACTAAAAACCAAGGTGTTGCAAGCTATTATTTTATTGTCCAATCAGCCAATAGCCCCAACTTAAGGCTTTCTTCCCTTTTTACGCAAGGATTGTCCTTCTCCAGAGAAAGCGATGAATCTGCCTCCAGCTTCATCCTAAGGGTGAAGGTAAAACACTATTTTCAGAAAGTCCGTGGGAGTTTAAAATAAATGTCTTATTCTGTTGACTGTTTTCCTTATCCTTGTTATTCATAACAAAAAATGTATTCGAAATATTAAATACAGGTCATAACGTACTGAATTGAGAAACAAAGTCCTAGCTTCACAGCTAAGAGCCTCCCACAATCCATATTCTCAGGTTGAGTGTGTATTTTTTTACAAACTCATCACATGGTCAATGTAAAAAGCTACAGAATGCAGACaccaagaaaacagaaagcaCCCATAACTCACCATCCCAAAAGGAGATTTCCAGTCCATTTACTGTATATGGCTGTATGAACTACTTCCCCACTCTCTCCCCCCTCAGTCTTAAGCCCCTAGTTTCTTATCCAATATACCCTAAAGGCCTCAGAGAATTCCACTCTGTGGGAGCGCCAGTTGTCTACCACTGGCAATTCAAGTTACTTCCAGGTCTTCagaacattttaactttttatactgaaatactttcaaacttacaggaccgttaaaaataatataaatcccatacagagaactccagcatacccctACCCATCCCCCaccagatactcagatccaccaatttttaacattttatcatatCTGCTGTATCACTGTACCTCTCCAGCTCTATCAATCCATTTACTGAAGATTTGAGTGTgggttgcatacatcatgctccttaaaCACTTAAAacagacacatacatacatacatacgctCAGATCAAGGATGTGTACTTAGGGAACCACCTACAGTGCAGCCATCAAAtgcaggaaatttaacattgatctAAAGTTTAGActatattctgattatttcatatgtcccaataatgagTCTCTtgtcctcccttgctagatctcATCCACAATCATGTATTGAATTTGCCATCATCCCTataagtgtttttttaaattgtaggaacatttacaacataaactttcccatcccaGCCCCTCCCAAGCACAACATTTGGGGTTAATCACTCACTGTTATGGTGCCCTCTCCACtttccattactagaactttcccaaCTCTCCAAACAGAGAGCCCACTCCCTATGTGCTCCCACCCTGGCAACCTGTAGTccaatttctgtttctatgagcttgcatatgcCCCGATATTTGTCATTACCCTGGGGCTTAAATGTAACATCCTAAACCTGTAACAATCTCCTTTGCTTCGATACCAACTTCACTTCAATAGTACACAGAGACCGTTCTAAACTCCTTTGTCCCTCCACCTTTACATATTTCTGGTcacaaattacaagtttatacGTTATGAGTCAAAACCACTGAttagtctgtgtgtgtgtgtgtgtgtgtgtgtgtgtgtgtgtgcgcgcgcgcgcgggcgcgcgcgcgcgcgtgcgccaggcaccgggaatggaacccaggtctccagcactgcaggcgagaactctgccactgagccactgtggccccctcaatttatcattacattttatgcatttgctttttagattctgtaggaaggaaaaagtagttacaaaccaaaaacagTACTAGCATTTATGTTTTCCCATGTCATTACCCTCAGtggatatctttttattttttttacgtggctttgatctattttcttttgtcctttcctttcaacctgcagaagaACTCTCTTACGATGTCTTGttgggctggtctagtggtgacaaactccttcagcttctgcttatctgggaatgtcttactctctcactcatttttgaaagatgggtTTGACAGAGAGTTCttgtttggcaattttttgcATTCCCCACAGTAAATATTTCattcactgccttcttgcctccgtgatTTCTGATCAGAAACTAGCAATTAATCTTATTCAGGCTCACCTGTATGTGAGATGTTGTTTCTTCAGCTTTTAAGAATTCCCTATAATACGACGTGGTGTGTgtatatttggatttatcctgtttggagttcactgagcatcttagatgtgtatattcatgtctttcattaaatgtgagatgttttcagccattatttcattcactttgcttcattctttcctctttctgttcctgTTTCCTTTCAACCaacttatcttcaagttctctgattctgtCAGCGCCAATCTACTGCTGAGCCCTTGTTACTGTGATCCTCggctctctttcattccttttgctcTTTGAGCACATGtaggactatttttttttaagtctttttctgggatgtcccaggtctgatccttCTCAGTAATGGTCTGTAATGCTTTAatattctcctttgcctgggccatcatttcctgttcctttgtatgttttacaaccttttgttgaaacctggacagtattaaatatttatgttttactaAGTTATCACTGGAAAGTAGACTCTGAGATGTCTGTTCCTTATGCATGTATCCAGCTggtgaatgccaggagctaaaaaaggaaaaaaaatggaaacacctTTCATAGTCTTTACAGACTGACCTGTGAAGGACTCTgcttcagggcttatccacaCAGTAAGTTTAGAGAACAGCTTCTGGCCAAAACAGAGGGGTTGCCCAGGTCCTCTTGGTGCATTGGCTTATCTTGGACATACACATGTGGCTCTAGGAATTACCTGACTTCCATGGAATACGATTGTTCCCTCTTCCTAGAAGAGTTTTCTCAGGGTTCCGGGCATTGCAGTGTCCTGAGCCAGTGGTGCCCTGCCCCATGCAGCCACTTACCTGCTCCCCCTAGCCTTCTGGAGGAGAGCTGGTGAGCCGCCTCCTACACGTAGGGCAGCTCCTGGGATGGAGAGTCCTTCAGGCCACCAACAGACAGACCGGGTCAGGTATACACACTCCCAATATGTGTATGCGAGTTACTGTGCTTCCTCCAGAACTGGAACCAGGGGTCTGCAGTGGGGGTGTGGGCTGGCTCCAACCCCACTGAGCCGGAAGGAGATGGAAGGGCCTTTATCTGTTACCACGGTCCTTCGACTGTCTTCTGGAGCTCTGCCTGATACATATAGGTGGTTCTGCCAGGTCTTGCTGGTAGTGTAAAGCTTCTGTGGTGGACAGGCCCTGGAATATGGAACTTGCCACAGGCTATCAACTGAGCCATAGTTAGCTGGCAGCCATTAACTCTAAGCGAGGCAGTCACTACACCAGCCAGCTAACATTAACTTCAAAGCAAGACGGTCACGTTCACGAGCCAGAAGGTCCCTCACACATGTGCAGCATAAGGGTCAATGAGTCAGTAAAAACATGCCTCAGCCTAGCCCAAATATGGTTATAACTCCTAACTTGCCTGATGACTGGTCCACGATGCCTTACCCGAACATTTCCACACCTTGCCATGAATAAAACCTGTAGCTGCTTCTACCTCCTTTGCCCCAACTTGCCATGGCACCCACAAAGCTTTGTGTTCTGCTGCGCAGCTAAATCAAATGATTCAAGCCTGACCTCTGGTGTTGTGTCCTGTTTCAGAAGCCACCTGGCTGAAGGCTGTGCCCCGGCGCCAGGGTACCACAGGAACATCTCGCTCCACTATCTCGATCAGGTTGGTTTTCAGAATTTTAACTGGTGTGGTGAGCAGTCCAATATATACTCCTGAGTAAAAGTGCGCACATATTTTTAATGCCTTTAATATAATCTAACCAACCCCCAGACATTCTACCAAGACCTTCTCCCACCAGCAGAGAGAGGGCTTCTCTGTCCTGAGCCTTCAGAAGAGCCTGTTTCCTGGGACATGGCCCTCTTCTCACACACCGACCTGTTCATCTGGAGGAATGACTCATTCTGCCCTACGTAGGTCCTAAAGCATGGGCCCCTCATGGTACTTGGTGATTCCATCACGGTGATCACGACTGAGCTGTCTTGTTCTCCTTTCCTGCCAGCTGCCCACCCATTCCTCCTGCCTTGAACAGCTGTGTTTTAGCTTCACTCTTCTCCCATCTTGAGTCCGTTGGCTTTAAGACAGTGCGTCTCCCAGGGTCTCTGGGCTGCCCTGTCTGCACTGGCCATGTTCTAGACGCGGTTGGTGGCTCTGGGAACAGCCCGCATTATTTCTGCCTCACTCCTTCACTGCAGCAGGGACGTCATCCTGTAGCTCCCTGAGAAAGGATGCACGAAGAGCATCTTCCTGAGCTCTTTTATATCCAAGGACGTTTTTCTGCTACTCTCAACTTCCCTGGTAGAATGGTTACTACAGGACTTCAGATTGGAAAAAATCTCCCCTTGGAACTGAGGACACGCTGCTCCGCCTTCCTCTTGCTCCATGTCCTGTGAGAGGCTGGTGCCATGCCTGTCCCATGGGAGGGCTCCTCCTTTCGCCGGGAGCTTTGGCATCTTTACTTTGCCTCAGCATGGGACTGTTTTCACCTGTTGTGCTGGGCACTTGGGGACCCTTTCAATTGGCAAACCTGTTGCTTCAGTTTGGGGAGATTACCTCCCTGACAATTTCTGTTCCTTTGGCTTCTCTACTTTTTCTGGAATCCTTGTTATTTGACACTGGAGACTTCCCCAACTGTGGCTCTCACTCTAGGTCAGGCTGGCCAGTAGCCACCTAAGGGGAACCCTGCAGTTGGTATCCTTAGGTCCCTTTTCTTAGGCACAGGGGATGGTCCAGAGAAGTTCCTGCTCCCCTCAAAGCTCAGTGAGCATACCTGGCTGCCCAGCATCTAAGCGGGGGAGATGCCCCAAGGCGTCCACATTCCCTGTGCAAAGGGCTCCTAACTTACCCTTGTCATTTGGTCTTGTGTCTGCTGTGCCTGAGAAGCACCAACTGAAGACCTTCCGTGATCCCCCTGCTGAAAGATGACTCTTCAGCCTCCCCGCGTgtgaggatgggggtgggggtgccggCATGCTGTTGTCAATCCACCACTTCCAGAGGCACCTGTGGGGCTGTCTAGGTCATTTCTCCTTGGGTTTCCTGGCAGTCAGCTGAGGACACTGCTTGGCCATGGTCTGTATAGTTCAGTGACCACTTGCCCAGCTATGGGGCTCCCAGAAATTCTCCACAGTGGTGTCCTCAACCACTGCTTTTATTAGCTTACTGCCTTTTATCATAGGTTCTGTGGCTCTTCACAGTGCAGTGGAGCTCAATTTGGGTCTTCCAGCCCATCTTCAGCATACACTGTCTGTATTTATTTACAGGTATTGCACTCAGCCATGCCGCCACCCTCACCCTCCCTTCTCTAAGTTGAGGAATGTCAGGCCCCAGTTGGCCAGGAGAGTGCCCAGTGGAGGCTTCTAGCCCAAACCAGGCTCTGGCTCTCAGCAAACGAGGCCAGCAGTTGGCAAAGAAACAGGCAATGCCTTGAGGAAGAAATGGAGGGGAGGCCTGACTGCTGCACCATGGCTGCTCCAGAGTCTGGAAGGTCAGCAGTGGTCCTGCAGCAGGAACTGGCCTGAGGCTGGATTCAATTGGTGGTCGCTGCTCACCAGCACATGGCAAGTCAGCTCTCGGCCTTACTCCCAGTGCCCCCTGtccacatctttaaaatgaggagcAAGGAAAGTGATGGTCAGTGTTGCTGGAGTCTGAGAAACACACGCCAGACTCTGGTGGCTGAGCCCAAGCTGTGCTGGCTGGCTGCAGTGGCAGCCTGCAGAGAGCAGGACCATGGGAGGGCATGCTGGGTCTTATGGATGAATTTCTGTGACTCTTGGTCTCTTCCTCACCACCTGTCCCTGCTCTCCATGTGAGGCCTGCCCTTCCCCAGGCTGAGGGAGATCGCTCTGCAGAGGCCATTTCCAGAGGTGACATTAGCAAAGTAGGTGGTCTGGTGGTCAGGGACCCTGCCTCGAGCCCTGGGCACCCTTGGTGGGCGGGCAACTCACCTCTGTGCACCTGTATGAGTGCATGCATGCAGTGAGGAGCCAGACCAAGGACAGGGGCGCCTGAACCTCCTGAGGCTCTGTGGGTGGTAACTGACCATGGCCAAGGCCAGGTACTGTCATGCTGTGGCCACTTGCAGTGGACAGGCCCGAGCTAGGCACCAATTGTCTGCCTGATGTCTCTTCTTGCCCTCTACCTCACAGAAAACCTCCTCTAATGCCCTGTACCTCAGTCTCCCACTGATCACAGGAGGATCCCAGGGCGGAGGAGCCTCAAAACACCCTGAAGGAACAGTGAGGGCCTTGTCCTCGTTAGCAGGTAGAACTTCCCACACCAGTGACATAAACTCACCTCCTCCACTTTCTTGACCAGTGGACGTGAATTTCTGATGAAAGTGATCTTACCGAGTTTAAACTCATAATTGGGAATCCCTCtacagagaaaaggagaaatgtcAGTTCCGGGAATCAGGACTGAGCTTCACTATGGCAGAGCAGTAGGTGTGTCCTCTTGGTCACACTCGGCCTCGGGGCCCCTGCGCCCTCCCAGGGGGGAGCCTCAGTGCAGGACGTGAATAGCCTGTGGACCGTGGGCCACCTGGGGGTTGTGAGGGCCCCCTGCCCTGCCCGCATCCTCCCAGAGCTCCCGGCAGTCTGCACCCCACTCCTCAAGAGAACAGGTGAGCCCCTCCCAGCATTCTCCGTACCCCTATTGCCAGAGGAGGAGACTGCCAGGATGGTTTCTGGGCCCATCGACACAGACACACCAGTGAGTTAGTGGTCCTCATTTAAGGGACACTGAGATGACACAACCTCATCGATTACTTGACatcacaaaacaagaaaaaggcagATACCTGAACAGGGG is drawn from Tamandua tetradactyla isolate mTamTet1 chromosome 5, mTamTet1.pri, whole genome shotgun sequence and contains these coding sequences:
- the C5H22orf39 gene encoding synaptic plasticity regulator PANTS, with translation MADGSCWRPPRPCEAYGAEWKLCRSARHLLHHLYAFGELPACEQWRRDLARCREWEQRRSAEARQSLCESERARVQAAQKHTLVWALRQSPPADWHRPLPQDKDE